One region of Thermococcus sp. MAR1 genomic DNA includes:
- a CDS encoding ribonuclease P protein component 2: MREKPKYLPPTLRDKHRYIAFQVIGERPFKKEEVKRAIWDASLSALGTLGSAKAKPWFIRFDEKSQTGIVRVDRKHVEELRFALALVTHINGSRAIFRTLGVSGTIKRLKRKFLTEYGWK; encoded by the coding sequence ATGAGGGAGAAACCGAAGTATTTACCACCTACCCTGAGGGACAAGCACCGCTACATAGCCTTTCAGGTCATCGGGGAGAGGCCGTTTAAGAAGGAGGAGGTAAAGAGGGCCATATGGGACGCGAGCCTTTCCGCCCTCGGAACCCTAGGCTCCGCCAAAGCCAAGCCCTGGTTCATCCGCTTTGATGAAAAGAGCCAGACAGGAATCGTAAGGGTTGACAGGAAGCACGTGGAGGAGCTCCGCTTCGCCCTGGCGCTGGTCACCCATATAAACGGCTCAAGGGCCATTTTCAGGACGCTGGGAGTTTCCGGGACGATAAAAAGACTGAAAAGGAAGTTCCTGACCGAATACGGATGGAAATAA
- a CDS encoding glycogen synthase — translation MRILILGFEYLPIKVGGLAEAVTSIAEGLVKLGNEVVVFTPDHGKNLGEVFGSFKVSAFGGKVSVTVRKREQNGVTVYSLGGGLLSEKDVYGPGWEALLRKTVLFGKASVGLMNGLIETFKPDVIHAHDWHTVFALGLLKKYFGIRSVFTVHRLNKAKIQAHYFHEANLSELAPYPDIDPEHTACYIADAVTTVSRSYLWEEWGFFRHFEGKVTHVFNGIDCSFWNEELMETNDLPREERRRLVLERFGLNDGKAFMFIGRFDRAQKGVDTLLRAIEVLSADPAFREMRFIIIGKGDPELERWAKAVGNRFPENVRVITELLSRETVRELYGSVDFVIIPSYFEPFGLVQLEAMCLGAVPIGSAVGGIKDTVIDINSGQNATGILVPPRDAFALARAMVFAKELDEETLRKLRENGKRRAREDFTWENACRRYMRVYEGAVDKAVPFLL, via the coding sequence ATGCGAATTCTTATCCTTGGGTTTGAGTATTTGCCCATTAAGGTTGGCGGCCTCGCCGAGGCAGTAACGAGCATAGCGGAGGGTTTAGTCAAGCTTGGTAACGAGGTCGTCGTTTTCACTCCCGACCACGGGAAGAATCTCGGCGAAGTCTTCGGCTCCTTCAAGGTTTCGGCCTTTGGGGGAAAGGTCTCTGTAACAGTCAGAAAGCGCGAGCAGAACGGCGTTACTGTCTACTCCCTCGGAGGGGGACTCCTTAGTGAGAAGGATGTCTACGGCCCGGGCTGGGAGGCCCTATTACGAAAAACCGTCCTCTTTGGAAAGGCCAGCGTGGGACTTATGAACGGGCTGATTGAAACTTTTAAGCCGGACGTAATCCACGCCCACGACTGGCACACGGTCTTTGCCCTCGGCCTTTTGAAGAAGTACTTCGGTATAAGGAGTGTCTTCACGGTTCACAGGCTCAACAAGGCGAAAATTCAAGCCCACTACTTCCACGAGGCCAACCTCAGCGAGCTCGCCCCTTATCCTGACATAGACCCCGAGCACACTGCCTGCTACATAGCGGACGCCGTAACGACCGTCAGCAGGAGCTATCTGTGGGAGGAATGGGGGTTCTTCAGGCACTTCGAGGGCAAGGTTACCCACGTCTTCAACGGCATAGACTGCTCCTTCTGGAACGAGGAGCTCATGGAGACGAATGACCTGCCCAGGGAGGAAAGGCGGAGGCTCGTTCTGGAGCGCTTCGGCCTGAACGATGGGAAGGCCTTCATGTTCATAGGGCGCTTTGACAGGGCCCAGAAGGGCGTTGACACCCTTCTAAGGGCTATAGAGGTTCTCTCTGCTGATCCGGCCTTTAGGGAGATGAGGTTCATCATAATCGGCAAGGGCGACCCCGAACTGGAGCGCTGGGCAAAAGCCGTCGGGAACCGCTTCCCCGAGAACGTCAGGGTGATTACCGAGCTCCTCAGCAGAGAGACCGTCAGAGAGCTCTACGGCTCGGTGGACTTTGTTATAATCCCGTCGTACTTCGAGCCCTTCGGTTTAGTCCAGCTTGAGGCGATGTGCCTTGGGGCAGTACCAATAGGCAGTGCCGTCGGGGGTATAAAAGACACGGTGATAGACATCAACTCCGGCCAGAACGCCACCGGAATCCTCGTCCCCCCGAGGGACGCCTTTGCCCTAGCCAGGGCGATGGTGTTTGCCAAGGAGCTGGACGAAGAGACATTGAGAAAGCTCCGCGAGAACGGAAAGAGGAGGGCGAGGGAGGACTTCACGTGGGAGAACGCCTGCAGAAGATACATGAGGGTTTACGAGGGCGCCGTTGACAAGGCCGTCCCCTTCCTCCTTTGA
- a CDS encoding radical SAM protein, whose translation MVWETPYFSYAVRELPKGCQLCVRGEKLVLFTTGKCPRDCFYCPLSETRRGDVVYANERPVKSLDDIIEEALLMEAKGAGVTGGDPLARLDRTVEYIRLLKEAFGESFHVHLYTTGALATKKNLEKLYDAGLDEIRFHPDLFNPNSRLFKVEIENIRNAFDFDWDVGGEIPSIPGQFERMRWYADFLDNLGAKFLNVNELEFSETNLRAILDRGYRPISDESAAIKGSLELGLKLLEWGEENTSLSYHLCTARLKDAVQLKNRLRRTAKNVARPYMEITEDGTLRFGIAEYDDLDELYALLVEEAEVPAEWLYLNREKGRIEMPEEVAVELAEAIEGDVRFFIVEEYPTFDRLEVERIPLP comes from the coding sequence ATGGTCTGGGAGACGCCTTACTTCTCCTATGCAGTTCGCGAGTTGCCGAAGGGCTGCCAGCTCTGCGTTAGGGGTGAGAAGCTCGTCCTCTTCACGACTGGAAAGTGCCCGAGAGACTGCTTCTACTGCCCTCTGAGCGAGACGCGGAGGGGAGACGTCGTCTACGCCAACGAGAGGCCCGTTAAAAGCCTGGACGACATCATCGAAGAGGCCCTTCTGATGGAGGCCAAGGGGGCTGGCGTCACCGGCGGCGACCCCCTGGCAAGGCTCGACAGGACGGTCGAGTACATCAGGCTCCTTAAGGAGGCCTTTGGTGAAAGTTTCCATGTTCACCTCTACACGACGGGCGCTCTGGCCACCAAGAAGAACCTCGAAAAGCTCTACGACGCTGGCCTGGACGAGATACGCTTCCACCCCGACCTTTTTAACCCAAACTCAAGGCTCTTCAAGGTCGAAATCGAGAACATTCGCAACGCCTTCGACTTCGACTGGGACGTTGGGGGAGAAATCCCCTCGATTCCCGGTCAGTTCGAGAGGATGAGGTGGTACGCTGACTTCCTCGACAATCTCGGAGCGAAGTTTCTCAACGTGAACGAGCTTGAGTTCAGCGAGACGAACCTTAGGGCGATCCTCGACAGGGGGTACAGGCCGATAAGCGACGAGAGCGCCGCCATAAAGGGCTCCCTTGAGCTGGGCCTGAAGCTCTTAGAGTGGGGTGAGGAGAACACATCGCTGAGCTACCACCTGTGCACTGCCAGGCTGAAGGACGCCGTCCAGCTCAAGAACAGGCTGAGGAGAACCGCTAAAAACGTGGCCAGGCCTTACATGGAGATAACCGAGGACGGGACGCTCCGGTTTGGGATTGCCGAATACGACGACCTCGACGAGCTCTACGCGCTTCTCGTTGAGGAGGCGGAGGTTCCTGCGGAGTGGCTCTACCTCAACCGTGAGAAAGGAAGGATAGAGATGCCTGAAGAGGTTGCCGTCGAGCTGGCAGAGGCGATTGAAGGCGACGTGCGGTTCTTCATCGTCGAGGAGTATCCGACCTTCGACAGGCTTGAGGTTGAGAGGATTCCGCTGCCTTAG
- a CDS encoding alpha amylase N-terminal ig-like domain-containing protein, which translates to MYKIFGFQPDWRFGRVAEVEFSIPAKGSYAYLLGSFNAFNEGSFRMRQKGKRWIIRLELPEGTWHYGFSVDGEFLPDPENQERETYRRLSYKFEKKVSVARIIGEGGFFHRPSATYLYSFAGRTHVVFRSLRGKVSRVVLRAGNREIMMRPKTHDDLFEYFEAVLPGKGSIEYSFLVESEGETIEYGPFDAEPYRLETPEWVFGRVFYLIMPDRFEKGLWGTPWGEALRSEQFHGGDLAGIIKRLDHIEGLGVNALYLTPIFESMTYHRYDVTDYFMVDRKLGGGVVFRELVRELKKRDIRLILDGVFHHTSFFHRHFQDVILNGEKSRYKDFYRITGFPAVSEEFLEVLKSREPWPEKYRKLKWMKRNYESFYSVWLMPRLNHDSPGVKRFIKDVMRHWLEKGADGWRLDVAHGVPPELWREIRKAMPRNEYLVGEVMDDARLWLFDVFHGTMNYPLYELILRFFVEGEITAEEFLSGLELLSAYYGPAEYAMYNFLDNHDTERFIDLVGDKNRYLCALAFLMTYKGIPSIFYGDEVGLRGTRSSGLDSGRTPMVWDEKLWDWEILKTTKELIRLRRANRALQVGEFRPISFKDGLLLYERIHGSESVFIGINYSGERRAVEVPERYIPEGRGKVELAPWSFLVLEG; encoded by the coding sequence GTGTATAAAATTTTCGGGTTCCAGCCTGACTGGAGGTTCGGCAGGGTCGCCGAGGTGGAGTTCTCAATACCCGCGAAGGGAAGCTACGCTTATCTGCTCGGGAGTTTCAACGCATTCAACGAAGGAAGCTTTCGAATGAGGCAGAAAGGAAAAAGGTGGATCATAAGGCTGGAGCTCCCCGAGGGAACCTGGCATTACGGCTTTTCGGTGGACGGGGAGTTTTTGCCCGACCCGGAAAATCAGGAAAGGGAAACCTACAGAAGGCTATCGTACAAGTTCGAGAAGAAAGTGAGCGTGGCGAGGATAATTGGGGAGGGCGGGTTCTTCCACAGGCCGAGCGCCACATACCTCTACTCCTTCGCCGGGAGAACCCACGTGGTTTTTCGCTCACTTAGGGGGAAGGTCTCAAGGGTAGTCCTGAGGGCCGGGAACAGGGAAATCATGATGAGACCGAAGACCCACGATGACCTCTTCGAGTACTTCGAGGCGGTTCTTCCCGGTAAGGGGTCAATCGAGTACTCTTTCCTCGTAGAGTCCGAAGGGGAAACCATTGAGTACGGCCCGTTTGATGCCGAACCCTACCGGTTAGAGACTCCAGAATGGGTCTTTGGGAGGGTGTTCTACCTGATAATGCCCGACAGGTTCGAGAAAGGCCTGTGGGGAACACCGTGGGGTGAGGCACTCAGGAGCGAGCAGTTCCACGGAGGGGATCTGGCGGGAATAATAAAGAGGCTCGACCACATCGAGGGCCTCGGTGTAAACGCCCTCTACCTCACCCCGATATTCGAGTCCATGACGTACCACCGCTACGATGTTACGGACTACTTCATGGTCGACAGAAAGCTCGGCGGAGGGGTGGTCTTCAGGGAGCTGGTGAGGGAACTCAAAAAGCGGGACATCAGGCTGATTCTCGATGGGGTTTTCCACCACACGAGCTTCTTCCACCGCCACTTTCAGGACGTCATTCTCAACGGAGAAAAGAGCAGGTATAAGGACTTCTACAGAATCACCGGATTTCCAGCCGTCTCGGAAGAGTTTCTAGAGGTCTTGAAATCGAGGGAACCGTGGCCAGAGAAGTACAGAAAGCTTAAATGGATGAAACGAAACTACGAGAGCTTCTACTCGGTGTGGCTGATGCCGAGGCTTAACCACGACAGCCCGGGGGTAAAGCGGTTTATCAAAGATGTTATGCGACACTGGCTTGAGAAGGGTGCCGACGGCTGGCGTCTAGATGTTGCCCACGGCGTTCCTCCCGAGCTCTGGAGGGAGATAAGAAAAGCCATGCCGAGAAATGAATACCTCGTCGGGGAGGTCATGGACGACGCGAGGCTCTGGCTGTTCGACGTCTTTCATGGCACCATGAACTACCCGCTCTACGAACTCATTCTGCGGTTCTTCGTGGAGGGCGAAATCACCGCGGAGGAGTTCCTCAGCGGGCTAGAGCTTCTGAGCGCCTACTACGGGCCAGCAGAGTACGCCATGTACAACTTCCTCGACAATCACGACACAGAGCGCTTCATAGACCTCGTGGGCGACAAAAATAGATACCTCTGCGCGCTGGCGTTTCTGATGACCTACAAGGGAATTCCCTCGATTTTCTACGGCGACGAGGTCGGACTCAGGGGCACAAGGAGTAGCGGGCTGGATTCCGGCAGGACGCCCATGGTGTGGGACGAGAAACTTTGGGACTGGGAGATACTGAAAACAACAAAGGAGCTGATACGGCTCAGGAGGGCAAACAGGGCGCTCCAGGTCGGGGAGTTCAGACCCATATCTTTCAAGGACGGGCTTCTTCTCTACGAGAGGATTCATGGTAGTGAAAGCGTCTTCATCGGGATAAACTACTCCGGGGAGAGGAGGGCCGTCGAAGTGCCCGAAAGGTACATCCCCGAAGGAAGGGGGAAGGTGGAGCTGGCCCCTTGGTCTTTCCTTGTGCTCGAAGGATGA
- the trmBL1 gene encoding HTH-type sugar sensing transcriptional regulator TrmBL1, giving the protein MKEEEIIEKLQRLGLTKYESLAYITLLKLGPSKATDITKESGIPHTRVYDVLSSLHRKGFVDVMHGSPRLYKPVNPEVVLEKIKEDFIEDIENLKVAFLDLYREVHGEDLPEIWTIQGFDNTVERAEYVIRTAKHEVLINTPFEFLKLLKGEIRARKDIIFVIISNFEKIPDWLKRDNIILARTGGAPWLMASWIIGDLNYALFFGALPRDKRREKFYSFWAKSPKIIQNYMHWFYTIYFDNSEIVKPINYDSLAKPLSLVNIRTLITLLKFVELPKRAEIVGRLVDTKEPVTLDGEIIAYEYTPLMANVTARAEGREWKVGGIGSYFEDVEGEKFILLE; this is encoded by the coding sequence ATGAAGGAAGAGGAAATCATTGAGAAACTCCAGAGGCTTGGCCTCACCAAGTACGAGAGCCTTGCCTACATAACCCTTCTCAAGCTGGGCCCGAGCAAGGCCACGGACATAACCAAGGAGAGCGGCATTCCCCACACGAGGGTTTACGACGTTCTTAGCTCCCTCCACAGGAAGGGCTTTGTTGACGTCATGCACGGCTCTCCAAGGCTCTACAAGCCGGTCAACCCGGAGGTAGTGCTTGAAAAGATAAAGGAGGACTTCATAGAAGACATTGAGAACCTCAAGGTGGCCTTTCTCGACCTCTACCGCGAGGTTCATGGGGAGGACCTGCCCGAAATCTGGACGATTCAGGGGTTCGACAATACCGTTGAGAGGGCGGAGTACGTCATAAGGACGGCCAAGCACGAAGTTCTCATAAACACCCCCTTCGAGTTTCTCAAGCTCCTTAAGGGCGAGATACGCGCAAGGAAGGACATTATCTTCGTCATTATAAGCAACTTTGAGAAGATACCCGACTGGCTCAAGAGGGACAACATAATACTCGCCAGGACCGGCGGTGCCCCCTGGCTCATGGCAAGCTGGATAATCGGCGACCTCAACTACGCCCTGTTCTTCGGGGCCCTTCCAAGGGACAAGAGGCGTGAGAAGTTCTATTCCTTCTGGGCGAAGAGCCCCAAGATAATTCAGAACTACATGCACTGGTTCTACACCATCTACTTTGACAACAGTGAGATTGTGAAGCCCATTAACTACGATTCCTTGGCGAAGCCGCTCTCGCTTGTGAACATAAGGACCCTTATAACGTTGCTGAAGTTCGTCGAGCTTCCCAAGAGGGCTGAGATAGTCGGGAGGCTCGTGGACACCAAGGAGCCGGTAACCCTGGACGGGGAGATAATCGCCTACGAGTACACGCCGCTGATGGCTAACGTAACTGCCAGGGCAGAGGGCAGGGAGTGGAAGGTCGGGGGCATAGGCAGCTACTTTGAGGACGTTGAGGGGGAGAAGTTCATTCTCCTCGAGTAA
- a CDS encoding ABC transporter substrate-binding protein — translation MKRFAAVLMVLLLAAAAVPGVRAKAVSRDVYYGANALGLTYYTPESLGPMLNWTTKEIGYLLFMTQYTDPATNATVVINSADQYWDLQRLGLAMGLMDSVRIFLIETWEFYPVNKQRVTDIISDPSVGIASRWSIMSAKTPDKHLRVGQFASIGSLFADPFNPVGGITDYYSKKVWNLIHDTGGTINFDGIYVPYRCKWALERGNFVVPNNAVIYNQTRGWIAAHAGETANVKVTVTCDMGEWQNGVKMTVDDIKNYIAFYYAWAYKDTPDDPYYDSALSDTAAKYRTYLGFQFTDNGYVVYGNYVHPFADDVTAGNYVIYPCMPWELYWAMGELVANGGAYGISRRYSFSSSGENLVQLDLLTKEHVDDLAKVLQAISSSGAMSTFPGIDWSAATSRINADLDFYSTYGHFVISNGPYILDMYSPENLYLKLIKFNGQRSTFNDDPMLPEDGYADVIEYQGVQNEDTLLLLVAEGEFDIGLFAFGANKYLDLSPDLLSNLSLYNVASSSVDLTLNPYHDQDKDAPIVTLDTGTYFNPFAVREIRFALNYLVNRRYIVDNIFHGGAAPALSGIAPSDPASKYFTPVYRALGLTEEGDFNYAMRLIDEGMKNAMEQVARYGHTLEKRDDGFWYFDGQPVEVKFVIRTEDERKDIGLYVSDLIENYMGFKVDRMLLNRQKASEIVFRKPISTYEWTLYTGGWGAGGLGSMYPDWQIYYWYSPLGYYPNFQDPRHQPDVTVEEVLEAIGKQYASVDAYAKAVQNASRVYFVFNNLGTPDAFSTSQYVSRTVPISTRTVSKLAGEFSMTDATSSDVIVSVGGPLVNPITAEYDDAALVHMAIGDGGITIVTPQGNVTWRVPKPWWNVTEGYFIIQFFNDRTTGALLVTIYGTDADSTAAGAYYFLTHIYQNIDAYGSLNYIVGLWSDTEFGSDIPLPGSSQGDTSGFSAGDDIIIVAMG, via the coding sequence ATGAAACGGTTCGCCGCGGTGTTGATGGTTCTGCTGTTGGCCGCTGCCGCCGTGCCTGGGGTGCGGGCAAAGGCGGTCTCAAGGGACGTCTATTACGGAGCCAACGCCCTTGGTCTAACTTACTACACGCCGGAGAGCCTCGGCCCGATGCTCAACTGGACCACTAAGGAGATTGGTTACCTCCTCTTCATGACCCAGTACACTGACCCGGCTACCAACGCCACCGTCGTCATCAACAGTGCCGACCAGTACTGGGATCTTCAGAGGCTTGGACTGGCGATGGGACTGATGGACAGTGTCAGGATCTTCCTCATCGAGACCTGGGAGTTCTACCCGGTCAACAAACAGAGGGTTACCGACATCATCAGCGACCCGAGTGTTGGTATTGCCAGCAGGTGGAGCATAATGAGCGCTAAGACTCCAGACAAGCACCTAAGAGTGGGTCAGTTTGCTTCGATTGGGTCACTCTTTGCGGATCCGTTCAATCCCGTTGGGGGGATTACGGACTATTACAGTAAAAAGGTCTGGAACCTCATCCATGACACCGGTGGAACCATCAACTTCGACGGTATCTACGTCCCGTACAGGTGCAAGTGGGCCCTCGAGAGGGGCAATTTCGTCGTCCCGAACAACGCCGTGATTTACAATCAAACAAGGGGCTGGATTGCAGCTCATGCCGGCGAGACAGCTAACGTCAAGGTTACCGTCACCTGTGACATGGGTGAGTGGCAGAACGGCGTGAAGATGACCGTTGACGACATAAAGAACTACATCGCCTTCTACTACGCCTGGGCTTACAAGGACACTCCGGACGACCCGTACTACGATAGTGCCCTGAGTGACACGGCCGCCAAATACCGGACCTACCTTGGCTTCCAGTTCACCGACAACGGTTACGTGGTTTACGGTAACTACGTCCACCCGTTCGCGGACGACGTTACCGCCGGCAACTACGTCATCTATCCGTGCATGCCGTGGGAGCTTTACTGGGCCATGGGAGAGCTGGTGGCCAATGGGGGTGCTTATGGAATCAGTCGCAGGTACTCCTTCAGTAGCAGCGGTGAGAACCTCGTGCAGCTGGACCTCCTCACCAAGGAACACGTCGATGACCTCGCCAAGGTTCTTCAGGCCATCTCCTCCAGCGGGGCCATGAGCACGTTCCCGGGCATCGACTGGAGCGCGGCCACGTCGAGGATAAATGCTGACCTGGACTTCTACTCCACCTATGGCCACTTCGTCATCAGCAACGGTCCGTACATTCTTGACATGTACTCCCCGGAGAACCTTTACCTCAAGCTCATCAAGTTCAATGGTCAGAGGAGCACCTTCAATGATGACCCAATGCTCCCGGAGGACGGTTACGCCGACGTTATCGAGTATCAGGGTGTCCAGAACGAGGATACCCTTCTCCTCCTGGTTGCTGAAGGCGAGTTCGACATTGGTCTCTTCGCCTTCGGCGCCAACAAATATCTGGACCTTAGTCCTGACCTCCTGTCCAACCTTAGTCTTTATAATGTCGCATCTTCCTCCGTTGATCTGACCCTCAACCCCTACCATGACCAGGACAAGGACGCTCCTATCGTGACCCTTGATACTGGGACCTACTTCAATCCCTTCGCGGTCAGGGAGATACGCTTTGCCCTCAACTATCTCGTGAACCGCAGGTACATAGTTGATAATATCTTCCATGGTGGGGCTGCCCCGGCCCTTAGCGGCATAGCCCCGAGCGATCCTGCTTCCAAATACTTTACCCCTGTCTACCGCGCCCTCGGACTCACTGAGGAGGGGGACTTTAACTACGCCATGAGACTCATTGACGAGGGAATGAAGAATGCTATGGAGCAGGTCGCCAGGTACGGCCACACCCTCGAGAAGAGGGACGACGGTTTCTGGTACTTCGATGGTCAGCCGGTTGAGGTTAAGTTCGTTATCCGTACCGAGGACGAGAGGAAGGACATTGGTCTGTACGTCTCTGATTTAATCGAAAACTACATGGGGTTCAAGGTTGATAGAATGCTCCTTAACAGGCAGAAGGCGAGTGAGATTGTTTTCAGGAAGCCGATCAGCACTTACGAGTGGACCCTCTACACTGGCGGTTGGGGTGCTGGTGGTCTTGGAAGCATGTACCCCGACTGGCAGATTTACTACTGGTACTCCCCACTCGGCTACTACCCGAACTTCCAGGACCCCAGACACCAGCCGGACGTCACCGTTGAAGAGGTTCTTGAGGCCATCGGAAAACAGTACGCCAGCGTTGATGCCTATGCCAAAGCGGTTCAGAACGCCAGCAGGGTCTACTTCGTCTTTAACAACCTCGGAACGCCAGATGCATTCTCGACCTCCCAATACGTTTCCCGCACGGTCCCGATAAGCACGAGAACCGTTTCCAAGCTGGCAGGGGAGTTCTCGATGACGGACGCTACTTCGAGCGATGTCATTGTTTCAGTGGGAGGCCCGTTGGTCAATCCTATAACCGCGGAGTACGACGATGCCGCTCTGGTTCACATGGCTATCGGTGATGGTGGGATAACCATTGTCACCCCTCAGGGTAATGTTACGTGGAGGGTCCCCAAACCCTGGTGGAACGTCACAGAAGGCTATTTTATAATCCAGTTCTTCAATGACAGGACCACGGGAGCCCTCCTTGTGACAATCTATGGTACCGACGCTGACAGCACCGCGGCTGGAGCCTACTACTTCCTCACCCATATCTATCAGAACATCGACGCCTATGGAAGCCTCAACTACATAGTGGGCCTTTGGAGCGACACCGAGTTCGGTTCGGATATACCCCTTCCCGGTTCAAGCCAGGGTGACACCAGCGGATTCAGTGCTGGCGACGACATCATAATAGTAGCTATGGGGTGA